GTCCATGTGATTGACCGTGTACGGAGAGACATGGATGCCCACCCCGGCCAATCTGCGGACCAATGCCTCGTCCAGGATGGCCTCGTCCGGATGATAGCCCACCGCGCCCAGATCGGCGAGGTAGCGCTCGATGTCCTCGGGATGGCGCTCCTCCACCAGGGCGGCCAGGGGAATCTCCGGGGCCAGGCGGCGCACCTCGGCGAGGTAATCGTGGTTGAAGGATGAAATCAGGATAAGGTCCTCGGCCTTGGCCTCGCGGATCTGGCGCAGGACCTGGGAAACGATGGACAGATCGCCGGGGGCGTAGGACAGATCCTTGATTTCCAGGTTCATGGGAAAGTCGTTGCGCCGGGTGAAGGCCAGGGCCTCCTCCAAGGTGGGGATGCGCTGGCCGCGCATGCGTCCGAGGTCGGCCTCGCGCACTTCGCCGCGCGCGATGGTCCCGTAAGGGTCCTGGGCCGCGAACCACGACCCCGCGTCCAGGGAGCGCAGTTCTTCCAGGGTGAACCGATGCACGGGCCACGGCGCACGCTCGCAGAACTCGGGCCGGGCGGACACGTCCGTGGTCCGGCCCAGGTCGTCGTCGTGAAAGACCACCAGTTTGCCGTCGGCCGTCCGCTGCACGTCCATCTCCCAAAAATCGGCGCCCAGCACCATGCCGAGCTCGGCGGCCAGCATGGTGTTTTCGGGAGCCAGGGAACGCGCGCCGCGATGGGCGCCGACATAACCGCCATTTTGCAGATGATCGAAGAACATCAATCCGTCTTCCTGTTGAAATAAAAATTGACCAGGGCGAGCAGCGAGGTGCCCATGATGAGCATCAACGAAACCGCGTTGATGACCGGAGTGGAACCGTCGCGCACCTGGAGATAGAGGTTGATGGGCAAAGTCGGTTCCGAGCCGACCAGAAACAGCGTGGTGTTGAAGTTCTCGAAGCTCATCAGGAAGGCCACGGCCCCGGCCCCGACGATGGCGGGCCGCAGATATTTAAGCGTGATATGCCAGATGACCCCGAACTGGGTGGCCCCGAGATTCAGGGCGGCCTCCTCCAGCGAGGTGTCGAACTTGCGCAGGCGGGCCGAGACCACCAGGGTGACGAAGGTGGAGATGAACGAGAACTGGCCCAGCACCACCAGCCAGAAACTCGGACGAAAGATATCGAAATCCAGGCCGAAGGTCTCGTCGAAAAAGATGCCCGCCGTGTTGGCCGCGAGCAGTTGGGAGATGCCCAGGATCACGCCGGGGACGACCAACGGGGCGAGCATAAGCAGGTAAAGCAGCCCCTTGAAGCGAAAGTGTTCCTTCTCGAACAGGAAGCTCGCGCAGGTGCCGACCACCACGCTCAGGATGGACACGAAGAAGGCGGTCTCGAAGCTGGTCAGGATGGCCCGCAGGTTCTGCTCGTCGTGGAACAGCCCCACCCGGTCCGGGCCGTCGGCCAGGAACCAGTCCAGGCTGAACCCTTGCCATGGCAGGGACGGAAAATCCGAGTTGTTGAAGGCCAGCACGCAGGTGACCACCAACGGCGCGAACAGAAAAACGAAATAAAGGACGATGAACCCGTTGAAGGCCCAGTCGTATCCTTTGGAACGCGGCAGGGAGCGGATCATGAAGCCACCTCCCCGAGTTTCTGGCCCGACAGTTTGAGGCCCGCCCAGATGATCAGGGAACTCAGGACCAGGAGCAGGAAACCGAAGGCCGAACCCTGGTTCCAGTTGAAGCTGGCGATGAACTGATTGTAGATCTGCTCGGTGAACCACAGGGAGTTCTTGCCGCCCATAAGGTTCGGGGTCAGGTAATTGCCCAGGGTGAGCATGAAGACCACGATAGCCCCGGAGGTAATGCCCGGCTTGCAGTGCGGAATGATGATGGTTCGCCAGATGGCCGTCTTGCGCGCCCCCAGGTCGTGGGCCGCCTCGATGAGGCTGTCGTCCAGGCTGTCCATGACCGAGACCAGGGGCACGACCATGAAGAGCATGGAGGTATAGACCAGCCCCATGATCATGGTTGCGTCGTTGTAGAGCAGCTCCACGGGCCTGTGCAGGATGCCGAGCTTGACCAGGAAGAAATTGAGCACGCCGGACTCGCGCAGCAGGATCATCCAGCCGTAGATGCGCACCAGCTCGCTGACCCAGAACGGCAGGAGGATGAGAATCATCAACGCGCCCTGGATCCGGACCCGGGCCAGCTTGGAGATATAGAAGGCCACGGGCATGGCCAGGATTAGGGTGATGCCGGTGGTCACGATCGCATAGAGCGCGGTGCGTACAAAGGTCAGCCAATAGATGGGCTCAGTGAAGAAATTCAGGTAGTTCTGAGCCGTCCAGACTATGTCGCCGTAGTCGTTCTCGCCCCGGAAGCTCATGAGCAGCAGGTCGATGTGCGGCAGGACGATGAGCAGCAGGAGCCACATGAGCACCGGGGCCAGGAATATCCAGAAGGCAAGACGCGACCGGGGCAAGGCGCTAATCCCCCGCCCGGAAGCAGATGCCCGACTCCGGGTGCCAGCCCACGCACACTTTGTCGCCGGGCCGGATGTGGTCGAACTTGCGGTTTTGCGGCAGGGTGACGATCAGTTCTCGATCCTCGCCGGTAACCGTGAGCAGGCGGCTGTTGGCCCCGTCGAAGAGGATGGACTTGACGGTCACGTCGAAGGTGTTCAGCCCGGCGCACTCACGGGGCTCGATGCGCATGGCCTCGGGCCGGAGGAATAGATCCACCCGCTCACAGCCCGCGCAGGAGGCGTGCGCCCGGGTATGGAAGGCATATCCCTCGTCGGTCGCGATGAGCACCTCGCCGCGATCCAGGGTCTGGGTGACCGTCCCGCGCCACCGGTTGTTGTCGCCCACGAACTCGGCCACAAAGGGGGTCTCGGGCTGGCCGTAAAGCTCCTGGGGCGTGCCCACCTGCTCAAACCGGCCGTTGTGCATGACCGCCACGTGGTCGGACATGACCAGGGCCTCGGACTGATCGTGGGTGATGTAGACGAAGGTCGTGCCCACTTTGGCCTGGAGCTTCTTCAGCTCCACCTTCATCTGCTCACGCAGCTTCAGGTCCAGCGCGCCCAGGGGCTCGTCCAGAAGGAGCACCGAGGGCTCCAAGACCAGGCAACGGGCGATGGCCACGCGCTGTCGCTGGCCGCCGGAAAGCTGTTCGACCCGCTTGTCGCCGAAGCCGGGCAATCCGACCCGCTCCAGGATGGCCTCGGTCCGCTTCCGGACCTCGGCCCCGGCCACGCCGCGCCGTTTCAGGCCGAAGGCCACGTTCTCGGTCACGTCCATCATGGGGAACAGGGCCAGATGCTGAAAAACCAGGTTCACGGGACGCCGGTTGGGCGGCACCCCGAGCATATCGCGGCCGCGGATCTCGATGCTCCCGGAACTGGGATTCTCGAATCCGGCAATCATGCGCAAAAGCGTGGTCTTGCCGCAGCCGGACGGGCCGAGAATGGAAAAAAACGACCCGTCGGGCACGTCGAAGGACACGCCGTCCACGGCAGTGAACTCGCCGAAACGCTTCACCAGGGCTCGGACAGAAAGATCATTGGTCATAGGCGTCAATTGGTTGTGTACGGAATGAGGCGGAGAGCCTCGTCGGCTCCCCGCCTCGTGCTGTCGTCTTGCACCGGGTCAGACTAGTTGGAGGCCTTGATCTTGTCCAGAACTTTGCCTTCCAGGCTTTCGAGCTTGGCCGGAACCGGCGGATACCACTTGATGTTGTCGATGACATCCTGCGGGAAGGAGCGGCTGAAGTTGTCGGCCACGGCCTTGGTTGTGTATTCGAGCGCGCCCTGGGACGCGGTGGCATACTTTTCCTGGGAGGAGAAATAGCCGCAGTTCTCGGGCTTCATCATGAAATTGATCCACTTGTAGGCGGCGGCCACGTTCTCGGCCTTGGCCGGGATGGCGAAGGTGTCGATCCAGCCGAGCGCGCCCTCCTTGGGAGCCTTGAAGTCGATGGCCGAATTGTCGCCGTGGAGTTTCCACCCGCCCGCGTCCCAGGCCATGGCCACAAAGACTTCGCCGGAACGCATGGACTCGATGAGCGCGTCGCCGTTGGCCCAGTAGTTCTGGACGATGGGCTTGGCCTCGATCAGGGTGTCGGCCACCTTGTCGAGCATGGCCTTGTAGCCCTTGACGTCGGCGTACAGGGCGAATGGGTCATAGCCCAGGGCGAATCCCATGGCGATGAGGGTCGGGCGCTTCAGCCGGTAGCTCACCCGGCCCTTGTACTTGGGGTCGATGAGGGCCTTGAAGGAGTCCACGCCCGGCGCCTTGTCATTGTTGACGATCAGGCCGGAGGTGCCCCAACAGAAGGGCACGGCGTAGGACTCACCGTCCACCAGGGTGTTCTTCTTGACCGCCTTGAGCATGGACGGAATGAACAGTTTGGAATCAATCTTGGCGTAGTCAAGGGGCTGATAAATGTGGAACTTCTCCTGGACCGACGAGATGCGGTCCTGGGAAGGTTGGACCAGGTCGAAGCCCGCGCCGCGGGTGGCGCGCAACTTGGCGATCATCTCCTCGTTGTTGGAAAAAGTCACCTCGACCTTGATGCCGGTTTCCTCTTCGAACTGCTCGACGAGCTTCTGGGGCGCATAGCCCTTCCAGGTCAGGAGTTTGAGCGTTTCGGCCCGCGCCGTCCCGGCGAAAGCGAACATTGCCAGCAGGAAAACCACGAAAATCCGTTTCATCATCATCTCCATTTGCACGTGTTGGGTTGATTCGGACGTTTGTTACAGTCATCCGGCCCGTTGCGCAATATCGCTTTGTTACAAACGCATTAACTTATCACTTCGCCCGGCGAGCGCCCGGCCGAATCCAGGGCCAGGGCGTCGTCCACCTTGAGGGCCACGCCGGACAGGCCGCGAATGTCCTATAATGGCAAAACGCGACGAGGCCGGGTCATTCCTGGTCCGGCAAGCCCTCAAAGACCGGCACGGCTTCCAGGCCGTTGTCCCAATCGGCCCTGCGGGCGTGAAAAATGTGCCCATCGGGCCGGATCGGCACCTCGGTGTCCAGACTCCCGGCGGGCACGACCAGAAGCGCGCCGTCCATCTGAACGTTCGGCAGGGCCGAACCGCAAATGGTGCAGAAACTCTTGATGTGCCCCGTGCCGTTGAAATCGAAGGTCCGCACCAGATCCTCGCCGCGCAGCCAGTGCAGACGGGCCGTGGACGAAAACAGATTGGCCGCGTGGGCCGAGCCGGTGTCCTTGCGGCAACGCTCGCAGTGACACAGATAGAATTGCTCGAAATCCCCTTCCACCTCAAATTGCACGGCCCCGCACAGGCAGCCGCCGACATGTTTCCCGGACATACGCATTCCTCACCTCGCCCGGCCAACCCGAAAGGGCGGCCGTCGCGCGTTATCGGTCTATCCCCGCCTCGGGGGGAGGTTCAGGCAGGCCATGGCGCAACGGGCGAACAACTCCACGCCGGGAACCAGACACGCCTCGTCGAAATCGAAACGGGGATTGTGGTGCCCGGCGGCCAGATCACTGCCGAGCAGAAGGTAGGCCCCCAGGCCGCCCCGAGCCTGCACCGCGCCGAGCAGCAGAGCGAAATCCTCGCTGGCGCGCATATCGACGCCGTCCCGGATGTCGGAGAAGCACCCCATGGCCTCGGCCGCGCGGCGCACCACGGCCACCACCCCGGGGTCGCTCCGGCCGCTGGGCGACCGGCCCGCCACCATGATTTCATGGTCCACGCCGTACATCATAGCCGCCCCGGCCACGACCTCCCGCGCCCGTTCAAAGACGAAACGGTCGATCTCGGTGGTCCGGCCGCGCGTCTCGGCCTGGAGCTCGGCCTTGGCGGGGATGACGTTGCGCCCCTGCCCGGCGTGGAGCGTTCCCACGGTGATCCGCGACGCCCCTTGCCCGTGGCGCGAAATGGCGTGCAGATTCAAGGCCGCGTTGGCTGCGGCCAGCAGGGCGTTGCGCCCCTGCTCCGGAGCCGCTCCGGCATGGGCCGCCATCCCGGTGAAGACCGCGTCGAATTTGGTGGTGGCCAAAAATCCCTCCACGCCGCAGACCACCTGCCCGGTTTTGGGCGCGCGCAGCCCGATGTGCCCGCCCAGGAGGTAATCAACGCCGTCGAGCACGCCCGCGTCCGCCATGGGCCCGGCCCCGCGCACGCCCTCCTCGCCGGGTTGAAATATCAGCCGGACCGTGCCGCGCAAGCGATCCCCGAGAGTGGCCAGAATCTCGGCCACGCCCAGCCCGATGGCCGTATGCCCGTCGTGACCGCAGGCGTGCATGGCCCCCGCGTTGACCGAGCCGAAGCCCTCGCGGTGGGGCCGGTGACCGTCGTCACGGGCCTCGTCCAGGTCGTTGGCGTCCATGTCGAAACGCAGGGCCACCACCGGACCGGGGCCGAAGCAACGCTCGCCAACCACCCCGGTCAGACCACCCGCCATGCGCCCTATAAGCGCCGGGTCGCCGCCTTGGGCCGCCGCCCGCTCCATATGGGTCGCCAACTCTCCGGCCGGGGGCGCGCCGAGCATGGATTCACGGCGCACCACCTCCCCGCCCAGGCGAACCGCATACCCGGCCGCCGCAAGCGCCCGGGCCGCCAGGGAAGCGGTCCGAAACTCGGTCCAGGCCGTTTCCGGGTACTTGTGCAGGTCGCGCCGCCGGGCGATGAGTCCGTCCGCAAGCCCGGCCGCCAGCCGGCCGATATCCGTGGTCGCGTGATCCGTCATGTCCTTCCTCCGTTCGAGCGTTTCCCTGTTGTGGCCCAACGGACGGCCAAATGCAAAGGGCTACGCGCAATCCTGAACGCCCCCGGACGCGAAACGGCCCGGAAGGATCGCCTTCCGGGCCGTCGCCACCCGGCCAGAGGCCGGGATAATTCATTTCGCGCCGGGCCGTTATCCGGCCCGATGCCTAGTCGTGGTTATGGCCGTGGCCGTCGCCGTCGTCGTGGGCATGATCCACGCTGTGGCTGTGCGTGCCGTGGCCGTGCTCATGCTCGCCCTCGGGCCCGTGCTCATGGCCGTGGCTGTGCGAGTGACTGTGCACATGGCAGTGTTCGTGAACATGAGTAGTGCCGTCCTCGTGGGTATGCTCGTGCACATGGCAGTGCTCGTGTTCATGCTCGTGCTCATGCGCCACCTTGTCGCCGTGGGCGTGCTTGTGAGCCACCTTATCCTTGCCGAGATTGCATCCGCAGTCCTTGCACATGATGTCGCTCCTTGGGGCTGAAGTGTTCCGTCTACATAGAGTATGTATTCGATTTCCCCCCGGGACAAGTCCCGCAAGAAAATTCTTTTCATGTCCAGCCCAAGAGACCCCCGCCCGACGAGTGACACGCTTTCGCACGAAAGCCGCATCCGTCCGCGCCCAGGCGCACGATCCGCCGCCCGGTGCCGGAATCAGCCGTCCAGTCCGGCCACGTAGTCCATGATGGCCTGGGCCGAACGCTTGGAACGGCTCACGGCCTCGGCCACGGTTTTGGCCCCGGTGACCACGTCGCCCGAGGCGAACACGCCATCACGGGTGGTCCGGCCGTCCTCGTCGGTGATAATCAGACCCGTCTTGCCCACTTCCAGGCCGACCAGGTTGGAGCGCGGGGCCTGGCTGACCGCGATGAAAGTCGAGTCGGCCTTGAACAAAAACTCCGAGCCCTCCACGGGCTCCACCCGCGACCGGCCGTCTTCGCCTTCCACGACCCGTGTGTCCACACAGATCACGCCTGCATCAACCAACTCCTCGGGGGAGGTGTAAAAGCGGAAACGGACGCCATCCACCTTGGCGTACTCGTACTCGTACTTGGTGGCGGTCATGTCCGCCTCGCCCCGGCGGTAGAGCACGGTGACCTCGTTGGCGCCCTTGCGCAGGGCGGTCCGGGCCACATCCATGGCCACGTTGCCCGCACCGATGACCGCGACCCGGGAACCCAGGGTGTAGACGCCGGGATTCTGGAGATAATGGATGGCGTAGTGCACGTTGCCCAGGGTCTCGCCCTTGAGGCGCAACGGCTTGGGATTCCAGACCCCGGTGCCGATGAAGACCGCTTTGTAGTCGTCCCGGAACAGGTCGTCGAGGCCGATGACCGGCCCGATGAGCGTGTTGGGCCGGATCTTCACCCCCAGGCCCAGGAGCTTCTCCTTGAGCTTTTCGAGGATGTCCTTGGGCAGACGGAAATCCGGGATGCCGTATTGGAGCACTCCGCCGATCCTCTCCTTGGATTCGAACAGGGTCACGTCGAATCCCTGCCGGGCCAGGATAATGGCCACGGTGATCCCGGCCGGGCCGGACCCGACGACGGCAATGCGCTTGGCGTTGTTGCCGTTTTCCGGCCGCTCGGGCTGGAACTGCTCCAGATAATAGCGGGAGATGTATTGCTCGATGCTGCTGACCTGAACCGGCGCACCCTTTCTGCCCAAGATACAATGTCCTTCGCAGAACCGCTCGTGCGGACAGATCAGCGAACAGATCGAGGTCAAGGGGTTGTTGTCGAACAACAACGCGCCCGCCTTGCGCATGTCGCCCTCAAGCAGGGCCTCGACCATGCGGTTGGCCGGAGTCGATACGGGACAGCCCTTGCTGCACTGCGGCTTGCGGCATTGCAGGCAGCGCGCCGCCTCTTCTATGATGTGTTTACCCATTCCCTTTCCTTCTGGATTGTCGGTGTGACCCGGCGGACCGGACAGACAGATGGTCCTACAGCAAGTCCCGGCCGTGTGCAATTCCTGGATGCCCGCCACAACGCGGGGGGAATTTCCCCCGGCAAACGCCCCGAAGCAAGGCGCATGGCCATGACCGACAAAATCCTTCGGAAGGATGGGGCCGTTTCGGCCCAATGGACAGCACCTGCGTCGATTCACCAACACGTTGCAATAAGTGGAATATTTTCAAACAGACAGGACCGAAGCGCCCGTTCTGGATACGACAACGCGCTCATGCGATACGTCGATGCGAACAACATGTTTAATAGAACAGGATAATTGACATGCCAATGGGAGCGCAATAATAGATTCCCCCTGCCCGGAATGCCGTGCAAATTCCCTGTCCGCAAGGCTCGGGCCCCCGCCCTGGCCCGATAATCACGAGGCTGCCATGCACTATTATCTCTGCATCGACGATACCGACAACCTGGAGACCAAGGGCACCGGCTGGCTGGCCGAACAGGCCTGCAACGAGATGAAGGACCTGGGGCTGGGTTCGTTCTCGGCCATCAGCCGCCACCAGCTCTTCGTCCACGAAGACGTGCCCTACACTTCGCACAACAGTTCCCTGTGCGTGGAGGTGGGAGATTGCGGCGCCCCCGAACCGATCCTCCGCCACATGCGGACGTTTCTCGAACGCAACGCCGCGCCCGGCTCCGATCCCGGTTTGTGTCTGGTTCCCGAGACCCTGTCCGGCGAGGCCCGGAAACGGCTCATCCGCTTCGGCAACGATGCCAAGCGCACGGTGCTGAACAAGGGGCTGGCCTACGGACTGGCGGGGGAACTGGGCGTGCACCTGTCCGAACACGGCGGCACGGGCGACGGAGTGATCGGCGCCCTGGCGGGCGCGGGACTGCGCATGGGCGGCGAAGATGGCCGCTATCGGGGCTGGCACCACCTGGGCCCCGAAGGATCGGCCCTGCCCGCCGGGGAGATCGCCCGACTGTGCGGCGCCCACCACATCCAGGACCAGGCGGGCACCGAAGTGGCCGCCGACACCCCTGTCCTGCTCCAGGAACGCATCAAGCTTATCCGCCGTCACGGCCTGGCCGTGCTCCTGGCCCGACCCGACAAACCGGGCGGAACCCTGCGTTTGCTGCACAAGAGCGAACTGAAGGCATATTGATCCCACGGCCCGCCCGGCCCTGAAACAACGAGAGCCGGGGACACCCCGGCCCTCCTCCGCCCGATAGCCCCATCCACGCCCCCGGGTGGGGGGCGACTAATCGAGATTACGCGGATCGGTTTGCTCACGTAGTTTCAATCCACGCCCCGGGTGGGGAGCGACCAGGCTACGCTCGGGCATGCCCGCTTGATGTACTTGTTTCAATCCACGCCCCCGGGTGGGGGGCGACCGGCAAACTGGACGGAGACGCCCTACGTGTTTGACGTTTCAATCCACGCCCCCGGGTGGGGGGCGACACCGACTCACGAAAGATAGGGATGTATTCGTGCTGTTTCAATCCACGCCCCCGGGTGGGGGGCGACCTGGACTCCGGCCCTGCAACTGCTGCCCGCCCCTGTTTCAATCCACGCCCCCGGGTGGGGGGCGACCTTGATCAAAATACGATATATCCTTGCGGGCATCGTTTCAATCCACGCCCCCGGGTGGGGGGCGACATGACGAGTTCAACGAGCGGTTTGTGACCGAGGAGTTTCAATCCACGCCCCCGGGTGGGGGGCGACGCGGTCATGCAGGTTGCCAACTTACCGCTGGAGTAGTTTCAATCCACGCCCCCGGGTGGGGGGCGACCGCATTTGGCCTGGGCAAGACGCTCATGCAGTTGGTTTCAATCCACGCCCCCGGGTGGGGGGCGACTCGAACTGCTTGTTGAAGGTCGCCTTCAGGTTGGTGTTTCAATCCACGCCCCCGGGTGGGGGGCGACTACCAGGTCTCCAACGTCTGGGGCGAGTGGGGCGTTTCAATCCACGCCCCCGGGTGGGGGGCGACTAGCCAAAGCACGCACACCCCCCCGGCCGGGTGCGTTTCAATCCACGCCCCCGGGTGGGGGGCGACACCAATCCATGATAGCAACCTGGACGTCTACCAGGTTTCAATCCACGCCCCCGGGTGGGGGGCGACATGGCAAAGGAAAAAACGGTTCACCTGAGTGTCCGTTTCAATCCACGCCCCCGGGTGGGGGGCGACGTTGTATGTATGACCTTGGGAGATCAAGTAGTTGTTTCAATCCACGCCCCCGGGTGGGGGGCGACGATCTGGGTCAGGGTGATGACGACAGCGCAACCGTTTCAATCCACGCCCCCGGGTGGGGGGCGACCATGGGCGACGATCGTATGCGGGTCATGTTCCAGTTTCAATCCACGCCCCCGGGTGGGGGGCGACAATTCCCGCTCCGGTCTTTGTTGCCCGAGCTACGGTTTCAATCCACGCCCCCGGGTGGGGGGCGACTTTAGACCTGGACCCCCTCCCCTCCTTTCGATCCAGT
The Desulfovibrio sp. Huiquan2017 genome window above contains:
- a CDS encoding glycerophosphodiester phosphodiesterase family protein, translating into MFFDHLQNGGYVGAHRGARSLAPENTMLAAELGMVLGADFWEMDVQRTADGKLVVFHDDDLGRTTDVSARPEFCERAPWPVHRFTLEELRSLDAGSWFAAQDPYGTIARGEVREADLGRMRGQRIPTLEEALAFTRRNDFPMNLEIKDLSYAPGDLSIVSQVLRQIREAKAEDLILISSFNHDYLAEVRRLAPEIPLAALVEERHPEDIERYLADLGAVGYHPDEAILDEALVRRLAGVGIHVSPYTVNHMDRALSLLDAGCFGIITDYPQTLRRRLTVR
- a CDS encoding ABC transporter permease; the encoded protein is MIRSLPRSKGYDWAFNGFIVLYFVFLFAPLVVTCVLAFNNSDFPSLPWQGFSLDWFLADGPDRVGLFHDEQNLRAILTSFETAFFVSILSVVVGTCASFLFEKEHFRFKGLLYLLMLAPLVVPGVILGISQLLAANTAGIFFDETFGLDFDIFRPSFWLVVLGQFSFISTFVTLVVSARLRKFDTSLEEAALNLGATQFGVIWHITLKYLRPAIVGAGAVAFLMSFENFNTTLFLVGSEPTLPINLYLQVRDGSTPVINAVSLMLIMGTSLLALVNFYFNRKTD
- a CDS encoding ABC transporter permease, whose product is MPRSRLAFWIFLAPVLMWLLLLIVLPHIDLLLMSFRGENDYGDIVWTAQNYLNFFTEPIYWLTFVRTALYAIVTTGITLILAMPVAFYISKLARVRIQGALMILILLPFWVSELVRIYGWMILLRESGVLNFFLVKLGILHRPVELLYNDATMIMGLVYTSMLFMVVPLVSVMDSLDDSLIEAAHDLGARKTAIWRTIIIPHCKPGITSGAIVVFMLTLGNYLTPNLMGGKNSLWFTEQIYNQFIASFNWNQGSAFGFLLLVLSSLIIWAGLKLSGQKLGEVAS
- a CDS encoding ABC transporter ATP-binding protein; its protein translation is MTNDLSVRALVKRFGEFTAVDGVSFDVPDGSFFSILGPSGCGKTTLLRMIAGFENPSSGSIEIRGRDMLGVPPNRRPVNLVFQHLALFPMMDVTENVAFGLKRRGVAGAEVRKRTEAILERVGLPGFGDKRVEQLSGGQRQRVAIARCLVLEPSVLLLDEPLGALDLKLREQMKVELKKLQAKVGTTFVYITHDQSEALVMSDHVAVMHNGRFEQVGTPQELYGQPETPFVAEFVGDNNRWRGTVTQTLDRGEVLIATDEGYAFHTRAHASCAGCERVDLFLRPEAMRIEPRECAGLNTFDVTVKSILFDGANSRLLTVTGEDRELIVTLPQNRKFDHIRPGDKVCVGWHPESGICFRAGD
- a CDS encoding extracellular solute-binding protein; its protein translation is MKRIFVVFLLAMFAFAGTARAETLKLLTWKGYAPQKLVEQFEEETGIKVEVTFSNNEEMIAKLRATRGAGFDLVQPSQDRISSVQEKFHIYQPLDYAKIDSKLFIPSMLKAVKKNTLVDGESYAVPFCWGTSGLIVNNDKAPGVDSFKALIDPKYKGRVSYRLKRPTLIAMGFALGYDPFALYADVKGYKAMLDKVADTLIEAKPIVQNYWANGDALIESMRSGEVFVAMAWDAGGWKLHGDNSAIDFKAPKEGALGWIDTFAIPAKAENVAAAYKWINFMMKPENCGYFSSQEKYATASQGALEYTTKAVADNFSRSFPQDVIDNIKWYPPVPAKLESLEGKVLDKIKASN
- a CDS encoding GFA family protein — its product is MSGKHVGGCLCGAVQFEVEGDFEQFYLCHCERCRKDTGSAHAANLFSSTARLHWLRGEDLVRTFDFNGTGHIKSFCTICGSALPNVQMDGALLVVPAGSLDTEVPIRPDGHIFHARRADWDNGLEAVPVFEGLPDQE
- a CDS encoding amidohydrolase — protein: MTDHATTDIGRLAAGLADGLIARRRDLHKYPETAWTEFRTASLAARALAAAGYAVRLGGEVVRRESMLGAPPAGELATHMERAAAQGGDPALIGRMAGGLTGVVGERCFGPGPVVALRFDMDANDLDEARDDGHRPHREGFGSVNAGAMHACGHDGHTAIGLGVAEILATLGDRLRGTVRLIFQPGEEGVRGAGPMADAGVLDGVDYLLGGHIGLRAPKTGQVVCGVEGFLATTKFDAVFTGMAAHAGAAPEQGRNALLAAANAALNLHAISRHGQGASRITVGTLHAGQGRNVIPAKAELQAETRGRTTEIDRFVFERAREVVAGAAMMYGVDHEIMVAGRSPSGRSDPGVVAVVRRAAEAMGCFSDIRDGVDMRASEDFALLLGAVQARGGLGAYLLLGSDLAAGHHNPRFDFDEACLVPGVELFARCAMACLNLPPRRG
- a CDS encoding NAD(P)-dependent oxidoreductase, with protein sequence MGKHIIEEAARCLQCRKPQCSKGCPVSTPANRMVEALLEGDMRKAGALLFDNNPLTSICSLICPHERFCEGHCILGRKGAPVQVSSIEQYISRYYLEQFQPERPENGNNAKRIAVVGSGPAGITVAIILARQGFDVTLFESKERIGGVLQYGIPDFRLPKDILEKLKEKLLGLGVKIRPNTLIGPVIGLDDLFRDDYKAVFIGTGVWNPKPLRLKGETLGNVHYAIHYLQNPGVYTLGSRVAVIGAGNVAMDVARTALRKGANEVTVLYRRGEADMTATKYEYEYAKVDGVRFRFYTSPEELVDAGVICVDTRVVEGEDGRSRVEPVEGSEFLFKADSTFIAVSQAPRSNLVGLEVGKTGLIITDEDGRTTRDGVFASGDVVTGAKTVAEAVSRSKRSAQAIMDYVAGLDG